The sequence GGGTGGGACTCGGCGACCAGCATCCGCAGGAACTCGTCCTGGTGCTTGATGAGTTCCTCACGGAAGCGGGTGCCCAGCTGCATCCGCCGCTCCAGCGGTACGGCCGCCCAGTCGGGGGCGGCCGCGGCGGCCGCCTGGGTGGCCAGGTCGATGGCGGAGTCGTCCGCGATCGCGCAGCGCCCGACGACGTAGGGGTGCTTGGCCGCCTCGGACTCGGGGTCCTGTTCGAGGGAGCGCTTCAGGCTCACGCTGGTGAACACGTCTTCCAGCAGGGATCGCCCACTGACGGTGTAGACCCACCCGTCCCCGGCGACGTCCTTGCCCGCGATGTAGAGGTCGTAACTCTTCAATCCGGAAGGTGCCTCAGCACTCTCCTCCTGCGCGGCTTCGCGAAGCATCTTCAGCCTTTCGGATATGGCGTGTGGATTTCTTGAAGCAATGCGAGCCTGGCAGCGGAATCTGACCCCGCGCTGACGCCTGACTGACCGGCCTGATCCGGCCAACCCGGCGGCCTTCGGCCGTCAGCGGTGCGTCAGCCGGCGCTGCTTGCATGACCACATGCCACCTGTCGACAGCACGATCGAGCGACTGCGCGACCTGCCGCGCAGCGAACTCGCGGAGGAAATCGAGACAATCGTCCTGGAGAAATTCAAGGTCGTTCTCCTCATGGACGATTCCGAGGATCTTCCGCTCGACGTCAGCTATTTCGATCTCGGCCTCACCTCGCTGCGGCTGACCGAGATACGGCAGAGCCTGGAACAGCTCCTGGACCTGTCGATCAACGTCAACGTGCTCTTCAACGAGCCGACGATCACCCACCTCGTGGACCACCTGACCCAGGCCATCCAGGAAAGCTGAGGAGTCGCTCCATGCCGCGTACGGAATCAGAGCAGGCGCCCGAGCCGGTCGCGATCGTCGGAATCGGTCTGCGGTTCCCCGGCGGCAGCGGCTCGCCCGACGAGTTCGACGCCTTCCTGCGGGAGGGCCGCAGCGGAATCGGCCCGATACCCCGGGACCGCTGGGACGTCGAGGCGTTCACGCCCGAGGGACCCGACGACAAGGGCAAGATCCGCGCCTCGGGCGGCGGATTCCTGGACCGTATCGATCTGTTCGACGCGGGCTTCTTCAACATCTCGCCGAAGGAAGCCCGTTACATGGACCCCCAGCAGCGGCTGCTCCTGGAGACCGCCTGGCAGGCCCTGGAACACGCCGGTATCGACCCGGCGCCGCTGCGCCGCGGCAACGGCGGCGTGTACATCGGCGCCAGCTCCATCGACTACGCCCTGGAGCTGGACTCGCTGCCGTACGAGGAGATGGACGGCCACCTGGCCTCGGGTATCACCATGTTCCCGCTGTCGGGCCGGCTCTCCTACTTCCTCGGCTGGCGCGGCCCGAGCATGAGCGTCGACACCGCCTGCTCGTCCTCCCTGGTCGCCCTGCACCTGGCCGTGCAGGCGCTGCGCGCGGGCGAGAGCGACATCGCGCTGTGCGGCGGCGTCAACGCCCTGCACCACCCCCGCATCCCGGTGATGTTCTCCAACGCCCAGATGCTGGCCCCGGACGGACAGTGCAAGACCTTCGACGAGGCCGCCGACGGCTACGCGCGCGCCGAGGGCTGCGGCATCATCGTCCTCAAGCGGCTGTCCGACGCCGAGCGCGACGGCGACCGGATCCTCGCCCTGGTGCGCGGCACCGCCGTCGGCCAGGACGGCGACAGCGCCGGCCTGACCGTGCCCAACGGCCCCGCCCAGGAGAAGGTGATCCGCAGCGCACTGGCCGCCGCCCGCCTCGCGCCCGAGGACATCCAGTACGTCGAGGCGCACGGCACCGGTACCCCGCTCGGCGACCCCATCGAGTTCGGCGCCATCGGCGACGTGTTCGTCGACTCCCACACCAAGGACCGGCCGGTGCTGGTCGGATCGGTCAAGACCAACCTGGGCCACATGGAGCCCGCCTCCGGCATCGTCGGTGTCATCAAGACGGTGCTCCAGCTGCGCTCGGCCACGGTCTATCCGCACATCAACCTCCACACGCCCTCCGGGCGCATCCCCTGGGACCTCTACCCGGTGCGGGTGCCCACGGCCTGCGAGCCGTGGGAGGCCGAGGTCAGGCGGGCGGTCGTCAACAGCTTCGGGTTCGCCGGGACCATCGGCGCGGTGGTGCTGGAGCAGGCGCCCGAACAGCCTGCCGCGCCGCAGACCACCGGAGCCGCGCCGCTGTTCACCCTGTCCGCGAAGAACGCCACCGCCCTGCGTGAACTCGTCGACGGATACCGCCGGTTGCTGGAGGAGCGGCCCGAGCTCCCGGTGGCCGCGCTGTGCCACAGCGCCAACACCACCCGCGCCCACCACCCCTACCGCATCGCCGCGCCCGTCGCCGACCGCGCCGCGCTGGCCAAGCTGCTGGAGAGGGCCGCCGGGCAGGAGCACGAGGGGCCCTCGGGCATCCGCAAGACCGCGTTCATGTTCACCGGCCAGGGCTCCCAGTACGCCGGCATGGGCGCCGCCCTCTACGAGGCGTTCCCCGTCTTCCGCGCCCGGGTCGACGAGTGCGACCGGCTGTTCGCCGGACACCTCGGCCGCTCCGTGCGCGAGCTGCTGCTCGGCACCGCGGCCGACCCCGAGGCCATCGACCGCACCGAGTACACCCAGCCCGCCCTGTTCACCCTGGAGTACGCCCTCGCCCAGCAGTGGATGGCCTGGGGCGTGCGCCCGAACGTGCTCATCGGGCACAGCATCGGCGAGGTCGTCGCCGCCGCCGTCGCCGGACTGTTCAGCCTGCCCGACGCCGTCACGCTGGTC is a genomic window of Streptomyces griseochromogenes containing:
- a CDS encoding acyl carrier protein, with translation MPPVDSTIERLRDLPRSELAEEIETIVLEKFKVVLLMDDSEDLPLDVSYFDLGLTSLRLTEIRQSLEQLLDLSINVNVLFNEPTITHLVDHLTQAIQES